From a region of the Streptomyces venezuelae genome:
- a CDS encoding roadblock/LC7 domain-containing protein has protein sequence MGGEVATTTGSRLSDLDWLLSGLVQRVPYTRSAVLLTADGLVTCVHGLDADSADHLAALASGLYSLGRSAGSRFADGAEVRQVVVELDSALVFVSAAGSGTCLAVLADREADAGVLGYEMAMLVKSVRPYLAAPPRRPVADVER, from the coding sequence ATGGGCGGCGAAGTGGCGACGACGACCGGCAGTCGGCTCTCCGACCTCGACTGGCTGCTCAGCGGCCTGGTGCAGCGCGTGCCGTACACGCGGAGCGCCGTACTCCTCACCGCCGACGGGCTCGTGACCTGCGTCCACGGGCTGGACGCCGACAGCGCCGACCACCTCGCAGCCCTCGCCTCGGGGCTGTACTCCCTGGGCCGCAGCGCGGGCTCCCGCTTCGCGGACGGCGCCGAGGTGCGCCAGGTCGTGGTCGAGCTCGACAGCGCGCTCGTCTTCGTCTCCGCGGCCGGATCCGGCACCTGCCTGGCCGTGCTCGCCGACCGGGAGGCCGACGCCGGCGTGCTCGGCTACGAGATGGCGATGCTGGTCAAGAGCGTGCGTCCGTATCTCGCGGCCCCGCCGCGGCGGCCCGTCGCCGACGTGGAGCGATGA
- a CDS encoding sensor histidine kinase — MSGLRAARHAPSRHAVTGPGRQIRPQLLRATVLPTLAAGLSGAAAVIFTLQLGGGAGDRDARLWPVLAGCALLMAGALAAALLGAQRAAKAVRDRCEALRRSSVRGRGELSTAADRLERGETPARPVRGGPSSPLPGADPAGMDEFWLLSQELRGAREQAHTTLLRLAGPAAPTDSERKVEVFVNLARRLQSLVHREISLLDELEDTVEDPDLLKELFHVDHLATRIRRHAENLAVLGGAASRRQWTRPIDLSEVLRSAVAEVEQYTRVKVVPPAGGSVRGHAVADVVHLLAELVENATVFSAPDTDVVLRAERVTAGIAVEVEDRGLGMPAEEQHRMNALLGDPDQISVRHLLADGRIGLFVVSALARRHGIAVELKSNIYGGVLAVLVLPQELLGAEAPSAADAAGGSRATLWGTGQGSAMPPLEPVRMPRPTPRTEVWQSSGGPGGPAAHDPGPHPVPPSPSPNSTPNSSPSPSPSPSPSPSSSPAASAPPAGAGSRPGPGAANPSETGSRPVPRPRPEPRPQPRPASLPAPRSGATDGPGAVSWSAPAADPRVGPAPGPPTAAVAWSVPAPEPVPEAGPVPAAPVEPAAGDRPRLPRRRAQEHLAPQLREAPAPRRAADPEQPLHDPGLMAAFQRGFGLAQSENQV, encoded by the coding sequence ATGTCCGGACTCCGCGCCGCCCGCCATGCCCCGTCGAGACACGCCGTCACCGGTCCGGGGCGGCAGATAAGGCCTCAGCTGCTGCGCGCCACCGTACTGCCCACACTCGCCGCCGGCCTCAGCGGCGCGGCCGCGGTGATCTTCACCCTCCAGCTCGGCGGGGGAGCGGGCGACCGCGACGCCCGGCTGTGGCCGGTGCTCGCCGGCTGCGCCCTCCTCATGGCCGGCGCACTCGCCGCGGCCCTGCTCGGTGCCCAGCGTGCCGCCAAGGCCGTACGGGACCGGTGCGAGGCGCTGCGCCGCTCCAGCGTGCGCGGCCGGGGCGAGCTGAGCACCGCCGCCGACCGGCTGGAGCGGGGCGAGACCCCGGCCCGCCCGGTGCGCGGGGGGCCGAGCTCGCCGCTGCCCGGGGCGGATCCGGCGGGGATGGACGAGTTCTGGCTGCTCTCCCAGGAGCTCCGGGGCGCCCGCGAACAGGCGCACACGACCCTCCTGCGACTGGCCGGACCGGCCGCACCGACCGACAGCGAGCGCAAGGTCGAGGTCTTCGTCAACCTCGCGCGCCGGCTCCAGTCCCTCGTGCACCGCGAGATCTCGCTGCTGGACGAGCTGGAGGACACGGTCGAGGACCCGGACCTGCTCAAGGAGCTCTTCCACGTCGACCACCTCGCCACCCGCATCCGGCGGCACGCCGAGAACCTCGCCGTGCTGGGCGGCGCCGCGTCCCGCCGCCAGTGGACCAGGCCCATCGACCTGAGCGAGGTGCTCCGCTCCGCGGTCGCGGAGGTCGAGCAGTACACCCGGGTCAAGGTCGTGCCCCCGGCCGGCGGCAGCGTCCGCGGGCACGCCGTCGCGGACGTGGTGCACCTGCTGGCCGAACTCGTCGAGAACGCCACGGTCTTCTCCGCCCCCGACACCGACGTGGTGCTGCGGGCCGAACGGGTCACCGCCGGGATCGCGGTCGAGGTGGAGGACCGGGGACTCGGCATGCCGGCCGAGGAGCAGCACCGGATGAACGCCCTGCTCGGCGACCCCGACCAGATCAGCGTCCGGCACCTGCTGGCTGACGGCCGGATCGGCCTGTTCGTCGTGTCGGCGCTGGCCCGCCGGCACGGGATCGCCGTCGAGCTCAAGTCGAACATCTACGGCGGGGTGCTGGCCGTGCTGGTGCTGCCGCAGGAACTGCTGGGGGCGGAGGCTCCGTCCGCGGCCGACGCGGCGGGCGGCTCGCGGGCCACCTTGTGGGGGACCGGCCAGGGGTCGGCGATGCCGCCGCTGGAGCCGGTACGGATGCCCCGGCCGACGCCCCGGACGGAGGTCTGGCAGTCCTCCGGCGGCCCGGGTGGCCCGGCCGCGCACGACCCCGGGCCGCACCCCGTACCCCCGTCCCCGTCCCCGAACTCGACCCCGAACTCGTCCCCGTCCCCGTCCCCGTCCCCGTCCCCGTCTCCGTCCTCGTCTCCGGCCGCCTCCGCGCCCCCGGCAGGCGCAGGCTCCCGGCCCGGGCCCGGCGCGGCGAACCCGTCGGAAACCGGGTCCCGGCCCGTGCCCCGGCCCCGGCCGGAGCCCCGGCCCCAGCCCCGTCCCGCGTCGCTGCCCGCGCCCCGGTCCGGGGCGACGGACGGGCCCGGGGCGGTGTCCTGGTCTGCGCCCGCGGCCGATCCCCGGGTCGGACCCGCGCCTGGTCCGCCAACGGCGGCGGTGGCCTGGTCGGTGCCCGCGCCCGAGCCGGTGCCCGAGGCCGGTCCCGTACCCGCCGCGCCCGTCGAACCCGCCGCGGGCGACCGGCCGCGTCTGCCCCGGCGCCGCGCCCAGGAGCACCTCGCGCCCCAGCTGCGCGAGGCTCCCGCCCCCCGGCGGGCCGCCGATCCCGAGCAGCCGCTGCACGATCCGGGCCTGATGGCCGCCTTCCAACGGGGCTTCGGCCTGGCCCAGTCGGAGAACCAGGTATGA
- a CDS encoding GTP-binding protein, with protein MACVDDCDAPVALPDPAPDPAVAAPPATLKILVAGGFGAGKTTFVGAVSEIEPLSTEEVLSGLGGACDPLGGVEEKTTTTVALDFGRITLDERHVLYLFGTPGQHRFWFLWEELCAGALGAVVLADTRRLADCFPAVDFFERRGIAFVVAVNEFDGGHRYGPEEVREAVGLGPEVPVVRCDARLASSGTGTLAALVRHLLCMSTASSSSSESGEPS; from the coding sequence ATGGCCTGCGTAGACGACTGTGACGCCCCCGTGGCCCTTCCCGACCCGGCCCCCGACCCGGCCGTCGCGGCTCCGCCCGCGACCTTGAAGATCCTGGTCGCGGGCGGGTTCGGGGCGGGCAAGACCACGTTCGTGGGCGCGGTGAGCGAGATCGAACCGCTCAGCACGGAGGAAGTCCTCAGCGGACTCGGCGGGGCCTGCGACCCGCTCGGGGGTGTCGAGGAGAAGACCACGACGACCGTCGCGCTCGACTTCGGCCGGATCACCCTGGACGAGCGCCACGTCCTCTACCTCTTCGGCACGCCGGGGCAGCACCGCTTCTGGTTCCTGTGGGAGGAGCTGTGCGCGGGCGCGCTCGGGGCGGTGGTGCTCGCCGACACCCGCCGCCTGGCCGACTGCTTCCCCGCCGTGGACTTCTTCGAGCGGCGCGGGATCGCCTTCGTCGTCGCCGTCAACGAGTTCGACGGCGGTCACCGCTACGGACCCGAAGAGGTCCGCGAGGCGGTGGGGCTCGGGCCCGAGGTACCCGTCGTACGGTGCGACGCGCGCCTCGCGAGCTCGGGGACGGGGACGCTGGCCGCCCTCGTCCGCCACCTGCTCTGCATGTCCACAGCCAGCTCTTCGTCTTCGGAGTCGGGGGAACCGTCATGA
- a CDS encoding SGNH/GDSL hydrolase family protein, whose product MAATTTKLKTIGSYAAIGDSFTEGVGDPGPGDSYLGWADRLAVLLADQREEHDFRYANLAVRGKLLDQIVADQLPRAKALAPDLVTFCAGGNDIIRPGTDPDDVAERFEAAVADLTGAVGQVMITTGFDTRGVPVLKHLRGKVATYSAHVRAIADRYDCPVLDLWSLKSVQDRRAWDTDRLHLSPEGHTRVALRAAQVLGLDVPADPDQPWPPQRPRGSVDVTRDNIQWARDHLVPWIGRRLRGESSGDHVEAKRPDLLPL is encoded by the coding sequence GTGGCAGCGACGACGACGAAACTCAAGACCATCGGCTCGTACGCGGCGATCGGGGACAGCTTCACCGAAGGCGTGGGGGACCCGGGACCCGGGGATTCCTATCTCGGCTGGGCGGACCGGCTCGCCGTGCTCCTGGCCGACCAGCGCGAAGAGCACGACTTCCGGTACGCGAATCTGGCGGTGCGGGGGAAGCTCCTCGACCAGATCGTGGCCGACCAGCTTCCGAGGGCCAAGGCCCTCGCACCGGACCTCGTGACCTTCTGCGCGGGCGGCAACGACATCATCCGGCCGGGCACCGACCCGGACGACGTGGCGGAGCGCTTCGAGGCGGCCGTGGCCGACCTCACCGGCGCCGTGGGCCAGGTCATGATCACCACGGGCTTCGACACCCGGGGCGTACCGGTGCTCAAGCACCTCCGCGGCAAGGTGGCGACGTACAGCGCGCACGTCCGCGCCATCGCCGACCGCTACGACTGCCCGGTGCTCGACCTCTGGTCGCTGAAGTCCGTACAGGACCGGCGGGCCTGGGACACGGACCGGCTGCACCTCTCGCCCGAGGGGCACACGCGGGTCGCGCTGCGCGCCGCGCAGGTGCTGGGGCTGGACGTGCCGGCCGACCCCGACCAGCCGTGGCCCCCGCAGCGGCCGCGCGGCTCGGTCGACGTGACCCGGGACAACATCCAGTGGGCGCGCGACCACCTCGTGCCGTGGATCGGACGGCGGCTGCGCGGGGAGTCCTCCGGGGACCACGTGGAGGCGAAGCGGCCTGACCTGCTGCCGCTCTAG
- a CDS encoding GAF domain-containing protein, translated as MTYYESTGHLLLTPLDREAPARAVRLRELGLGERTDTELDAFARRVADVLGAPYAGVNFIGEERQFFAGLHHAAEAPASGYPARVLARDHGYCPHVVVRRRALVLEDVRDFARFAGNAVVDESGVRSYVGAPLTDRRGIVLGTVCAVDVVPRKWGTGGLATVKELAAELVALVHAREDRGQVPGTAAGEDRRG; from the coding sequence ATGACGTACTACGAATCGACCGGACACCTGCTGCTCACACCGCTGGACCGGGAGGCACCCGCACGCGCCGTCCGGCTGCGCGAGCTGGGCCTGGGGGAGCGTACGGACACCGAGCTGGACGCCTTCGCGCGGCGCGTCGCCGACGTGCTCGGAGCGCCGTACGCGGGGGTCAACTTCATCGGCGAGGAACGGCAGTTCTTCGCGGGACTGCACCACGCCGCAGAGGCCCCGGCGAGCGGGTACCCGGCGCGGGTGCTGGCCCGCGACCACGGCTACTGCCCCCACGTGGTGGTGCGGCGGCGGGCACTGGTGCTGGAGGACGTACGGGACTTCGCGCGCTTCGCGGGCAACGCCGTGGTGGACGAGAGCGGGGTGCGCTCGTACGTGGGTGCGCCGCTGACGGACCGGCGCGGGATCGTCCTGGGAACGGTGTGCGCGGTGGACGTGGTGCCGCGGAAGTGGGGGACCGGTGGGCTCGCGACCGTGAAGGAGCTGGCCGCGGAGCTGGTGGCACTGGTGCACGCGCGGGAGGACCGGGGGCAGGTACCCGGCACGGCCGCGGGGGAGGACCGGCGGGGGTGA
- a CDS encoding MBL fold metallo-hydrolase: MTGSRPLRPRLRALRPEAFGADPSGARLERIQRSPNFADGVFQNPVGARNRPSGSMAEFAKIYFHREQRVRRSPAAPIPVHPTTLADLAKPPASGLRLTWMGHSSVLAEIDGHRVLFDPVWGERCSPFPFAGPKRLHPVPVPLASLGAVDVVVISHDHYDHLDLPTIKALAGTDTVFAVPLGVGAHLERWGVPAERLRELDWNESTRIGALTLTATPARHFCGRGLRNQQHTLWASWVVAGAEHRIYHSGDTGYFPGFEEIGAQHGPFDATMIQIGAYSEYWPDIHMTPEEGMRAHLDLQGGVPRGTMLPIHWGTFNLALHPWDEPGEGTLSAAEGAGAAVALPIPGQPFEPGTAGAPHTPWWRPFVAGAAAGGRVDGPSSVPALGAGSVAGTAARVGSAAAGGQEKPESVGS, translated from the coding sequence TTGACCGGCTCCCGTCCCTTGCGTCCGCGGCTGCGTGCCCTGCGGCCCGAAGCCTTCGGTGCGGACCCGTCCGGTGCCCGGCTGGAGCGGATCCAGCGCTCGCCGAACTTCGCCGACGGCGTCTTCCAGAACCCGGTCGGGGCCCGGAACCGGCCCTCGGGCTCGATGGCGGAGTTCGCCAAGATCTACTTCCACCGGGAGCAGCGGGTCCGGCGCAGCCCCGCCGCCCCGATCCCGGTCCACCCCACGACCCTCGCGGACCTGGCGAAGCCGCCCGCGAGCGGCCTGCGGCTGACCTGGATGGGCCACTCCAGCGTGCTCGCGGAGATCGACGGGCACCGGGTGCTGTTCGACCCGGTATGGGGCGAGCGGTGCTCTCCCTTCCCCTTCGCGGGCCCCAAGCGGCTGCACCCGGTACCGGTGCCGCTGGCCTCGCTGGGCGCGGTCGACGTCGTGGTCATCTCGCACGACCACTACGACCACCTCGACCTGCCGACGATCAAGGCGCTGGCCGGCACGGACACGGTCTTCGCCGTCCCGCTGGGCGTCGGCGCGCACCTGGAGCGCTGGGGCGTACCGGCCGAGCGGCTGCGCGAGCTGGACTGGAACGAGAGCACCAGGATCGGCGCCCTCACGCTCACGGCCACCCCGGCCCGGCACTTCTGCGGCCGCGGCCTGCGCAACCAGCAGCACACCCTGTGGGCGTCCTGGGTCGTCGCGGGTGCGGAGCACCGGATCTACCACAGCGGGGACACCGGCTACTTCCCGGGCTTCGAGGAGATCGGCGCCCAGCACGGTCCCTTCGACGCCACCATGATCCAGATCGGCGCCTACTCCGAGTACTGGCCCGACATCCACATGACGCCCGAGGAGGGCATGCGGGCCCACCTCGACCTGCAGGGCGGCGTCCCGCGCGGGACCATGCTGCCGATCCACTGGGGCACCTTCAACCTGGCCCTGCACCCGTGGGACGAGCCGGGCGAAGGCACGCTGAGCGCGGCCGAGGGGGCCGGGGCGGCCGTCGCGCTGCCCATCCCGGGCCAGCCGTTCGAGCCCGGCACCGCCGGCGCCCCGCACACGCCGTGGTGGCGTCCGTTCGTCGCCGGGGCAGCGGCCGGCGGCAGGGTCGACGGCCCGTCGTCCGTGCCCGCGCTCGGAGCCGGATCGGTGGCGGGGACGGCGGCGCGGGTGGGATCCGCGGCCGCCGGCGGACAGGAGAAGCCGGAGTCCGTCGGCTCGTAG
- a CDS encoding MmcQ/YjbR family DNA-binding protein translates to MATTAQDVRLIALSLPDSTEKPAWGMPTFRVGGKIFVSLADDDTTIGVKCPKEERAELIEAEPDKFFLRAGHDDNYAWIRVRLEALRDADELRSILIDSWLQAAPKRLAAAHPELTDRAG, encoded by the coding sequence ATGGCCACCACCGCGCAGGACGTCCGCCTGATCGCGCTGTCGCTCCCGGACAGCACGGAGAAGCCCGCCTGGGGCATGCCGACCTTCCGGGTCGGCGGGAAGATCTTCGTCTCGCTGGCCGACGACGACACCACGATCGGGGTGAAGTGCCCGAAGGAGGAACGGGCCGAGCTGATCGAGGCGGAGCCGGACAAGTTCTTCCTGCGCGCCGGCCACGACGACAACTACGCCTGGATCCGGGTTCGCCTGGAGGCGCTGCGGGACGCGGACGAGCTGCGCTCGATCCTGATCGACTCCTGGCTCCAGGCGGCGCCCAAGCGCCTGGCCGCCGCTCACCCGGAGCTGACCGACCGCGCGGGCTGA
- a CDS encoding DUF742 domain-containing protein: MRSGGTGAYAKGRDTPWLDDSAGRVMRPYTASGGRTRPGFTLDLLSLVTATGVRPHVPLGAEHTLALRMCAGATSVTVAEVAGQLRLPAVVVKVLLSDLMEHGAVMARAPRFPGGSSFAADDRSLLLAVLDGLRRRL, encoded by the coding sequence ATGAGGTCCGGCGGGACGGGGGCGTACGCGAAGGGGCGGGACACACCATGGCTCGACGACTCCGCGGGCCGCGTGATGCGCCCGTACACCGCCAGCGGGGGGCGGACCAGGCCGGGCTTCACGCTCGACCTGCTCTCCCTGGTGACCGCGACGGGCGTGCGGCCGCACGTACCGCTCGGGGCGGAGCACACGCTGGCCCTGCGGATGTGCGCGGGTGCCACCAGCGTCACCGTGGCCGAGGTGGCCGGGCAGCTGCGGCTGCCCGCCGTCGTGGTGAAGGTGCTGCTGTCCGATCTGATGGAACACGGGGCCGTCATGGCGCGGGCACCGCGGTTCCCGGGCGGGAGCTCGTTCGCCGCCGACGACCGGTCCCTGCTCCTGGCGGTGCTCGATGGCCTGCGTAGACGACTGTGA